Proteins encoded by one window of Nicotiana tabacum cultivar K326 chromosome 10, ASM71507v2, whole genome shotgun sequence:
- the LOC107792386 gene encoding uncharacterized protein LOC107792386 → MGGDINEYQLIPETIRPSVAEKEAKEVHFERTITITNEDIILHKRLNKYQLKPYNIITKRVFSNKAGTFFIDGPGGTGKIFLYHALLATVRSKGYIALATTTSGVAASILPGGRTAHSHFKIPINTDDNVSYNISKQSSLAYLIQDAKLIIWDEVSMAKKRMIELLDLLLKDLMDSTILFGGKVVVLGGDFMQTLSVVRNGKKDDFINESLLDSHIWEELEWVQLFENMRAIDDPSFCNYLLRIGNEEEKVNSANKIEIPTSLIIPYTTEQESLDKLLAITYPDVHIFFSSSCYTSSRVI, encoded by the coding sequence atgggtggTGACATAAATGAATACCAACTCATTCCTGAAACAATAAGGCCTTCAGTAGCGGAAAAAGAGGCAAAGGAGGTACACTTTGAAAGGACCATCACGATTACTAATGAGGATATAATATTACACAAAAGGTTGAATAAATATCAACTTAAACCATATAATATAATTACAAAGAGAGTTTTTTCAAACAAAGCTGGGACATTCTTCATTGACGGACCTGGAGGAACAGGGAAAATCTTTTTATATCATGCATTGTTGGCAACTGTACGATCTAAAGGGTATATAGCATTGGCAACTACCACTTCTGGTGTAGCTGCATCTATACTCCCTGGTGGACGAACTGCACATTCACATTTTAAAATACCAATAAATACTGACGACAATGTGAGCTACAACATCAGCAAACAAAGCTCACTTGCCTATTTGATTCAGGATGCAAAATTAATTATATGGGATGAAGTATCTATGGCGAAAAAAAGAATGATTGAACTGCTTGATTTACTTTTGAAGGACTTAATGGATTCAACGATACTATTTGGTGGAAAAGTTGTAGTTCTTGGAGGTGACTtcatgcagacattgtcggtAGTTCGGAACGGAAAAAAGGATGATTTCATTAATGAAAGTTTACTAGATTCTCATATTTGGGAAGAACTTGAATGGGTGCAGCTATTCGAAAATATGAGAGCGATAGATGATCCTTCATTCTGTAATTATTTGTTGCGAAtaggaaatgaagaagaaaaagtaaACTCAGCAAATAAGATTGAAATTCCAACTTCTTTGATCATTCCTTATACAACCGAACAGGAATCTTTGGATAAATTATTAGCGATAACTTATCCAGACGTGCATATATTTTTTTCCTCCTCATGCTACACAAGTTCCCGCGTTATTTAA